TCAACTAGCTACATCCGCGGCGTGGTGGATCATCGCTCTCGCGTCACCGCAGTGAGATTCATCGTCAGCAACGCGCCCGCCTTGGGGAGTTCCTGAACGCCAATCACCGTGCGCGCCGGCCTGCGATCTCCCATGATCTCGACATAGGCAGCGTTCATCTCTCGAAGTCGGACATGTGCTGCAGGAAGATATTGATGTGAGTAACATGGCTGAGGTCGGAGCCCACGGCCTCGAGCATCACGACGAACG
This portion of the Bradyrhizobium sp. AZCC 2262 genome encodes:
- a CDS encoding RidA family protein, whose amino-acid sequence is MNAAYVEIMGDRRPARTVIGVQELPKAGALLTMNLTAVTRER